AACTCCCTTTCTGCCCTCCACTGTATCCAACACCTAGCACAAGGCCTGTCACCTAcatggtgctcaataaatatatattgaacaaatgaataaataatgttaaaattaGTTAAGGTTGATaacattttttcccttaataGAAGAGTGAACTTAATGAACTGGGCTTATGGGTGGTTTTGTTTTGCAAGCCTTCAGTCATTTCCCCTTTTTACTTCCTTTCTCCAAAGTTGCAAGCTTTTGTCATTGTGTCAGATGAAGGACAGCATATGCATGTGTTGGGGCAGATGGAGGGGTGGGTAGAGAGATGGGGAGAACCAGTAAGTCTTGTCTCTCTTAATTTAACATCTGCCTGGCAGCCAACAGCCCCCTTCAGTTTCACAGAAAAAGCACTAAACTGAGTGTGTGTCTGATATGTGTTAAATGAGGGTTCCAGGGGGTCCAGGCAAAAAGAGGGGGTTGTTTGTGCAGAGGTCCAGATGGGACCCTCCCAGAGAGGGGCTCCAGGCAGTTGTGAGTCTATGGGAGGAGGACATCTCCAGCAGTTGAGCCTTCAGAGGCCCCAGGACCCCATACGATGTATTTATTTCTCCAGCACTTGCTGCATTCAGAACGCTggggcagaaatcaaagaaatctTCAGCCTGTCGTTAGGCACTTGGGGGCAGCAGATAGCCAGAAGGTAGAGTCTGGGGCACTGCTGTGGTGGGGCCTGGGTTAGACACCTATCTCAGGCTTCAGGAAAGACCTTCCTGTGTGAGTAGCTCAGTACCAGCCACTATGGGCCGGTACTTGCTCCAGGTACTTTGCATGCTCCAGGCAGAAACAGTGATGGTCAGGactagggtggtggtggtgggtagaATCACCAGGAACTAGATGTGAAGGAAAGATAGGGCAGTTGATGATGAAGTGCAGATTCTTTGCTTGGACCACTGGGTAGGCAATAACTTCATTAACTATAGATGAAGATGGTGCATGCATGGGAGGAAAATGATGTGCTTTGCTTAGGACTGTTGAGTTTGAGGTGTCAGGGGGAcacatgtttccactgcagggggcgtgggtttgacccctggtcagggaactaagatcctgcatgccacatgggtggcacagccaaaacaacaacaacaacaagagatcTGGGATAGAGATGGAGATGAAGGTTTGGGAGGCACTGGTCTATGTGTGGGGAAGGTTATTTGGGAGCAGTGAGGAGAGCCTGGGAACATTGAAGGGACTGGCAGAAAAAGAGGAGGCTGAGAAGGAATGGCATCACTAACCTCACAGCCTAATCAACTGGCTTCCCACTGCCTATGTCACTGGAGCATCCTGGGATGCCCCTGGGAAGGTATCCAGGGCAACAGAAGGGACTAGGGAGTCATCCTGTTCTCCTTACCACTGAGTCCTAGCTCTGCTGACCCTGTCTTCACAGCAAGGCGAACTCCTCTCACTCCTAGATCGTTTCCCTAAGTAGTACAGAcagccctccccactcccaaacACCACATCTGGGGAAGGTGACAAGGAAATGGCTCTGGCAGAACAAAGCAGATGAAAAGGCTAAATTATATGCCAATTTggaacttccttgatggtccagtggctaagactccgcactcccaacacagggggcctgggtttgatccctggtcagggaactagatcctgcttgctccaactaaagatcccatgtgctgaaacaaagatcaaagatcctgagtgttgcagccaaatatttaaaaaattataataaaaacattattatGAGTAGGGCTCCAAGGGCTTCACCAAACTGTCAAAGAGGTGCATGGAAGCAAAAACACTAAAAACCCCTGCTTGGTAGAAATATACATTGCCCTTACTCTAAAGGGATGCTTGACTTTGGGTGTTGAGTCACCTCTCTGATATGAGTCCATCACTTCCACCTCTTGGTGGCCCCAAAGGTGATGGGGTGGGAGCCTGGGGACACCTGAGCCCAAAATAAAAAACTGCATCAAATGCATTCAGAGCGCTGGAAGAAGGAATGTCCCAGGGGTACAGAATCAATCAGTTGCAGGCCTACTTCAACAGGTGAGCCAGGAGCTGGACATATGTTCACACCCTCTTGAGAAAAGTGGCCTAAAGAGATCTCTCCCATGATACTGGTCATCCTAGTCACAGCCAGATGGACAAAGAAGAGATCTTATTTGTGTCTGGGTATTGGCCTGGGAAATGGCCAGGCAGGACAGCTGGTCAAAGAGGTACTTTCAAATTGGATGGCAAAAAACTGACCTAATTAGATCCAGCCTCTTGGGAAGTTTGAACTTGAACATGTAGAAAGAATCAGCTGTTGGGGAGCCCATTAGTGacagacacagaggaaaaaagGTGAAGGGTAAGGGAGAGTCAAGAGCAGGAACTTGCCAAGTTAGGGCTTCCTTCCACCCCACTCCCAGAGGACGTCCAGCCCTGCACCTCTGTCACTTCCTGGAGAACCGCTTCCTACCATGTGGAAGAGCCCACCTAACCTGTGCCCCCAGAGCTCCAGAACTGTGGAGGGCCAGGCCTCCCCAGCATGTCATAGCAGAGCATGACACCTGACATGCCATAGATCCAAAACAAGGAAGTTGGGGGTATTTTCCTCAGTCTCTGTAGTCTAGTCTCACCTCTTCCTGGCCCATGAATAGGCCCTCACCCCTTGTGCCCGGTGCTGGGGCCCTGTTAACTTCTATGTCCTTGCAGGTCCCTTTCCAAGGACTCCCTATCTGCTTGACTGCTTGCAAAGCAGCCAGAGCCAGTATTGCCTCTAGCAGGGAGGACAGGGCAGAGGGCAAGCCAGtagaagtggggagggagggacaaagAGATGCTGAGGGAGGCAGCAGGGTTGACCCTGTGGCTTGGTTTCCTTCGTTCCCCTTGTCCGGACTGCTCCTCTTCCTCAGGCTTCTGTGACACACCCCTCCCTCTTTCTAATTCCTCCTGGATCAAACAGTCCACTCTCTTTGCCTGAAACAGATTTAGATTCAACTATATCCATACTGCCTTTAATCCTAACAATGTTTTAGttgatgaggctcagagagaggtcTGATGCTGGTTGTCATAAGTGAGGAGTCCACGCTCCTTAGCATGTTCTATAAACACCTTGCACGTGACCAACTCTCCAGGCTCAAAGCTCCCTGCCACGGCACCCTTGCCAAGCTGATATGCTCACATTCCCCAAAACATGCCCTCTCATTTCCAAGTCTTTGCTCCTGATGTTCGCCTTGGCTAGAATACCCTTAACATGACCTAGTGAATTCTGAGGCAACTTTAAAGACTcaaggtggggcttccctggtggtccagtagttaagaatccacttgccaatgcaggggacctgggttcggtTCCTAGTCCCAGAAgttcccacgtgcctcagagcaaccaCATtggcgtgccacaactactaagcctgcattctagagcctgggggctgcaacTACTAGAGCTCACATGCCTGGAGCCTATGCTGAGCAACGAGAAAGCCcgcaggcagcaacaaagacccaggacagcaaaaaccaaacaaatctttaaaaaaaaaaaagactcaagggatcttccctggtggtccagtggataagattccaagttcccaatgcagggatcccaggtttgatcctggatcaGGGAACTGTcaatagattccacatgccacaactaaagatcctgcatgccacaactaagacccagcactgccaaataaataagtaaaaattaaaaaaaggctcAAAGTGTGCTCCACTGTTCTTTGTAAATTTCTGGTTGGGTAAGGGCTGGGTCCTAGATAGCCTTTGTATATCCAGCCCTTTGCTTAAGGCCTGGTAAGATGAGGGAATCAAAGAATATGTACCCCTTGGCCTCAGTGTTACAAAATTATTAGGGTCCAGAAGTATGATGCATGGCACTTGGAACCTAGTGGGTGGGATGGCCTCAGGATGAGAATACTCTAGCTCAGTTTTTGGGTGGCAAGTAGATGACATCTAGAGCCCCTGAGGGTATGGGTGGTCCCCTGGGTCCCAAAATTCACCCTCTTGGGTTTATTCAATCACTCAACAATACATGTCTGTTATGCTCTAAACACTCTGCCAGGTGCTGGGGCTCAAAGGTGAATGAAGCAATTAGCTGGGAGGCTACACCTGAGCTGAAATTTTAGGAACACTCCaaaaatctataaaagaaaaacaacagtttATTCCGTGCTTCCGTCCAGGTGTGTCTGTGTATGAGGGGTGGGGACCGCCTCCTCCCCACACCTCCATCCCTTCGCCTCACCTCAGCTCCCAAGGGAAGATATGAGAGGATTAGATATATAATCCCCAGGTTGGGTCTTGCTTTCAGGAAGGCGTGAGGCCTGAATCCTAACCCGGTCCCCCAACACCTGGCCCCATTGTTTCCCTAATTCCCTGCATCCGGGAATTAGCGATCTGGTTGGCAGTCCGTTCCCTGTCAAGAGGCCCCGAGAGTGATATGGGGAGACCCTGAAACTATCCCCCCTCTACATACCTCAGGAGACCCCACAAAGACGTCGGTCCTTTGGATGAGTAATGGCCCCTAAGGAGGTTCTCAAGCGACATTCTTAGAAAGCGCGACCCCTTTAAAACGAGGAGGCCGATGGGCGCGGGCTAGTGACCAAGTGGGCGTCACAAGTCCTAAACCGAGGTCTTAGCTCCTAGCGGACCCCGCGGTCCCGCCCCGCGCCCTCCCCAGAGCTTGGCTTCCGGGAGCAGCTCCGCTGGGGCAACGCCCCCAAGGCGCGGGCGCCAATTGGCCAGCGCGACCGCGGGGCGGGGCCAAATCTTAAAGAGTCGGAAGCCAAGGGCGACCTAGAGGTGGCCACGGCTGCAAAGAAACGCAGGGAAGTGATGGCACGTGGCCCCATGTGAGTTTCTTTTAAATCTCTAATGCCTATACTCTAGTCTCAGGCCCATGGAGCCCACGCGAGACTATCCACTGTTCGGGGGCGCCTTCTCCGCCACTCTCCCTCCGGGGGCCATTGACGTAAGGTGAGACGGCCCAGGCACCAAAGGAATTTGACCAGGTGGGTTGCGGGAAGAAACCGGGGTCAACAAGGGTCTACCTCGCCTCTCTCCAGCGACCTCCGACCGGTCCCGGACCATCAAGAAGTTTTCTGCCATCGCGTGACAGACCAGAGCCTGATAGTCGAACTTCTGGAGCTGCAGGCCCACGTGCAGGGCGAGGAGGCTGCCCGGTGAGGGAGGCGGGCCCGCGGCTGGCCAATGGGAGGGCCGGAGCCGAAGGAGTGGGCGGGGCCTGTGGCTGGACGGTTAATCAGGGCAATGAGAACTCCAAGGGCAACGTGTTATCACTGGAAGCGAGAGCAGCTTAGGATTTAACAGATACTTGAAAGGGGCAGTAACAAATGCCCCTTCCTGACCCTGCTCCCTCAACCCCAGGTATCACTTTGAAGATGTTGGCGGGGTGCAAGAGGCTAGGGCTGTGCAAGTGGAGACTGTGCAGCCCCTCGTTTTGGAGAACCTGGCCCTGAGGGGCTGCTGTCAAGAAGCCTGGATCCTCTCTGGCCAACAGCAGGTAGCTAAAGAAAATCAGCAGGTGAGGGTCAGAGAAGTGTGAGACGTCCTGGAGGGGTTAAGGGGGTGGCACTGGGGAATCAGGTAAGCATCCGGACTCTGATCCCTTTAGGTAGCCAAGTATGTGACACTGCATCAGGCTTTGCTGCGGCTGCCCCAGtaccagactgatctccttctcACCTTCAATCAGCCCCCGTAAGGATAGAAAGAGCACGTGGATAATGATTGGGTCCCCAGGGGAATTAGGCTTGGAGGGGCAGAGTAGGGAGACTGGCTGGTGGGGCCTCCAAGGAAGTGGGAGTGGGCCACGAGTTTGGGGTCACAGATAACCAGGTCTTCTGGGGAAATGGGAGCTTCAAGGCCTAGATGATGTTCTCTAtctgttccccacccccaagccctgAGAATAGGTCATCTCTTGGCCCGGAAAATCTGTCAATTCCTCCCTGGAGCCTGGGCGACTTTGAACAGCTTGTGACCAGTCTGACCCTTCACGATCCCAACATCTTTGGTCCCCAGTAAGGATGCTGAAATGCTGCATAATGCTTCTGAAGACCTGGGGCTTCTGTTCTGCAAGGGGAACAAAGGGTTGGATACATTCCCCAAATTCCTTTCCAGTGCATAAACACAAGACACCTCCTctctgcagaaataaacttgctTTATAACCAATATAATCTCTGTGCCTTTGAAATCTAACAGAACACCTGGGTCCCCCCAATTCCCTTTGGTCTTGGACGGGTGAAGTTAAAGTTATACATGGGATCAGAAGGGACCCAAGGCCGGCAGTGGAGAAAGGGAGGAAACACACTTTGGAGTGACAGGTTCAGCCCTGAGACAGCGGTGTGAAATGTGTAGGAGTACAGGCAGGGAAGGTTTAAAGCAACACCCAAGAAAGGGAGGGAAACTATCCCTTGTAGTGATTCAATCCTGAGAAATCAGATGGGGAGTGGTGTTGGCGGTCCCCCTCGGATGGATGAAAGGTCATCTGGTCAGAAGTCTCCCGGTAATAAAAAATGGAGTCGGAAGAGTCCAAGGAGTGCTGATTTGCTGGAGTGGGGAAGAGCGGCTGTCGTTATTTGGTGTACGTGTAGTAGACCATGCGCAGctggtcccagaagaagagggaaaggatGGTGTGAGGGCCAAGGCGGAAGTAGGAGGCACCTATTCCCTTATACATGCCAAAAATGCCCTCTGTCCGAGCCGTCTGCAGCAGAGCATCCAGTAACCCCCGGTACATGAGGCCCTGAGAGGTGGGagaggaaaagcagagagaaggagTTTGTCAGAACCCACCAGGAGCCTCACCTCAGTAGGCTGCATTTTAGGGTTCCTACCTCCACCCACAATCTGCTTTCTCCCATCCCCCAGCTTTCCCTGCCTGCCCACACCCCAGGGCACTCCCTTACCTTGCCCTGAGCATCTGTGGGCTGGTTGTACAGCCTGGTGCTGACCACGTCAAAGGGTGTCATGGCCAGGACCACCGCAATGCCACTCACCATGGCGGCCGCCAGAGCCACCTTCCAGCTCTGGGGTGGAAATATCtaatgggggagggagggagaactCTGTCAGCCAATCGTTCAACCCCACAGAAAGGCCAGGCCCTGCACTGGGGATACAGGAGAGAGCCGGTAACTCAGGGAGCTTCCACTCCACCGGTGATAACACTGAAGGAGCAAGAGTGCAAGGCACTGAGGACTCAGGCACACCTGGGTGGAAGGCACAAGAGAACTGTGGGAAGGTTAGAAAGAGACAGTGACCCCCCAAGACTACCTGCTACCCCCTCACATTGAACGTTGGCACTGTCCCACTTCAAACTGAGCCCGCTTCAGCTTGCCCCCCGCTCCCCAGCCCACATTCCCAGGGtggccccaccccttccccaggcAGTACCTCCCACTGGGTCATGAGGTCCTTGGTGGAAGAGAAGGTGCACAGCTGGGTGGAGGAACCGACGATAACTCGCGGCAGGCCGCCCAGGGCCCCACGCCACAACCCCACCAGACCATGTTTCTGGCCAATCT
The DNA window shown above is from Bos javanicus breed banteng chromosome 19, ARS-OSU_banteng_1.0, whole genome shotgun sequence and carries:
- the RANGRF gene encoding ran guanine nucleotide release factor isoform X1, with product MEPTRDYPLFGGAFSATLPPGAIDVSDLRPVPDHQEVFCHRVTDQSLIVELLELQAHVQGEEAARYHFEDVGGVQEARAVQVETVQPLVLENLALRGCCQEAWILSGQQQVAKENQQVAKYVTLHQALLRLPQYQTDLLLTFNQPPPENRSSLGPENLSIPPWSLGDFEQLVTSLTLHDPNIFGPQ
- the RANGRF gene encoding ran guanine nucleotide release factor isoform X3, yielding MEPTRDYPLFGGAFSATLPPGAIDVSDLRPVPDHQEVFCHRVTDQSLIVELLELQAHVQGEEAARYHFEDVGGVQEARAVQVETVQPLVLENLALRGCCQEAWILSGQQQVAKENQQP
- the RANGRF gene encoding ran guanine nucleotide release factor isoform X2; protein product: MEPTRDYPLFGGAFSATLPPGAIDVSDLRPVPDHQEVFCHRVTDQSLIVELLELQAHVQGEEAARYHFEDVGGVQEARAVQVETVQPLVLENLALRGCCQEAWILSGQQQVAKYVTLHQALLRLPQYQTDLLLTFNQPPPENRSSLGPENLSIPPWSLGDFEQLVTSLTLHDPNIFGPQ